From the genome of Candidatus Zixiibacteriota bacterium:
CCGTCAAACGGTAGTTGTACCCCATTTCCTGCATCTCGTAATACCATGGGTTAAGCTCACCCGTGGCCGATGTTGCCATCTGGTCGTTGGTGAAATCTTCTTTTTGCATGCCGTGATTTCGGAAGCTTCGCAATCGCTCGGCCAACTCGTGGTTGTCGGTGGTGATGGCGCCCCCTTCACCGGTAGCAACATGCTTGACCGGGTGAAACGAGAAGACTGAGGCATCGTTGTGGGCACCGGACCCTAGAGAATATGTACTCCCATTCACTTTGTAGGTTGCCCCCAGAGCATGGCAGCTGTCACTCACGACAAATGCGCCATGTGCGTGAACGATCCGATACAACCGTGGAATATCCAGAGGTTGTCCGGCAAAGTGTACCGGTACCACAGCCTTGATTCTGTGATCAGCGTCCGCCGCGAGGACCGATTCAAGCTGATCCACATCCATCAGACCGGTTGATGCATTGATGTCCACAAAGCGTACATCGGCGCCGACATAGCGCGCGCAATTGGCCGAGGCAAGGAAACTGTTGGCCGAAGTAACCACAATGTCACCGGGACCGACGCCCAGGGACAACATGGTCAGGTGCAGAGCAGCGGTGCCGTTGGCACAAGCGACCGCCTCGACAGTACCCACCCGAACAGCCAGTTTCTGCTCAAATTCGTTCACGGCCGGGCCCTGGGTCCACCATTCGGAGCGCAAGACCTTCACCACGGCCTGAATGTCTTCTTCTGCCAGGTGCTGGCGTCCGTAAGGCAGGAATTGTACTGAACCGGTTGCCGTGGTCACGGGTTGTTGCTCCCTTGAGGGATCACTGCCTCACCAATGTGCTCATGGACCGTTGTTTCGCGCCGGATGCGGCCACCGAGTTCAGGTCCTCGCGCATGCTCTTCAGCGAGAGTGTGCGCCTCCCCTCCGGTCTCGCCGGTGGCACAGGAATGGCCAACGTTGGATCGATGTCGGCTTTGATTAATCGCCGCAACTGGTCCACGCTTAGCCAGCGGTCGTTGGTACCACTGGAATATGAGAAGCCTGCCGCGCAGCGTCGTCCCTTGAACGTCTCCATGTATTTCGGAACATCCCATAGGTTCATCGAAGGAAGAATCACGAAGTAATGCTCGAACTCAAGACTGTTGATAGCGTCGGTTTCTGTGATCATTTCTTCGTGCAGTTTTTCACCCGGCCTTATGCCGACTGTTTTTTGACGGCAGTGTGGCGCTATAGCTTTGGCCAGGTCGGTGATGTGGTAGCTTGGTATCTTCGGCACGTATATTTCTCCACCCCACATATTGGCAAAGGCATAAAGCACCAGATTGACGCCTTCTGTGAGAGTGATGTTAAACCGGGTCATTCTTGCATCAGTGATCGGCAAGACGCCGTCGGCACGCTTTTTCAGGAAGAACGGAACGACGCTGCCTCGGCTGCCCATGACATTACCGTAGCGGACGACCGATAATTTCAAAAGGCGATCCCCTTTGAAATTGTTGGCCGCGACAAACATCTTGTCCGAACACAATTTCGTAGCACCGTACAGATTGATCGGCGCCGCCGCTTTATCGGTGCTCAGAGCCACGACCTTCTCAATATTGCGGTCAATACTGCACTCGATCACGTTTTGGGCGCCAATGATGTTGGTCTTCACAGCCTCAAACGGATTATACTCCGCCGCGGGCACCTGTTTCAAAGCGGCAGCGTGCACGACCATGTCGATACCCTCAAGGGCACGATACAAACGTTCCTTGTCACGCACGTCACCGATGAAGTAGCGCAGTTGCGGGTATTCCGTCTCGGAAAACTGCTGGCCCATCTCAAACTGCTTCAACTCATCCCGAGAGTAGATGACCAGCCGCTTGATGCCCGGATACTTCGTTAGAACTGTACGAGTGAATTCCTTACCGAAGGAGCCGGTACCACCCGTTACAAGTATTGACTTCCCTGTCAACATAAGTACGCATTCCTATTGCGGAGCCGAGGACGTACCGCCGACTCTCATTTGGTACACATTGGGTCGGTAAGCCAAAACCACCGACACTCAGTCACCATTACATGTAACAAGAGCCGTGCCGGACACACTAAGTCATTAGACGATTGAGGATTACACCTATCCGCGGGCATTGGTTTATGCGCTACAGGGGAACGAATAACCCGTCCGGGCGATTAAACAGTTCCTCCATTTGGCTATGTGGGTAGCATTCGCCTGGTTGTTGTTGAGTTTTCGGGCTCGGCAACTCTTCTTGAGACCCGGACGAACGGGCTTGTTGATAAAGCCTGTGTAGCCTGTTGCGGTGGGTCTTGTCCGCCGCGGCGGACGCAAGCGAATTCGTGCCACCCGCCGCCACTGTGTCACATTGAGTTGGGTGTCGGGTCACACTTCCGTTGGCACGGAATCAAGACAGAACACAACGGTGCCGAAGTTCTTCAGCAAGCCCTTTAGGTGGGGTACCGGAGTTCACCCTTCGACTCCGCTCAGGGTGAGGTGGGGACGCTCAGGGTGAGGTTGCCACCCGCCGAGTCTGAAGACTCAGCGGGCACAACGATGGCGCGCGAAGCGCAAAGAAGTGATTTATCACCGCGAAGCGCAAAGAAGTGGTTTATCACTTCAGTCCAGCCGGAACCTCGATTCGGGGTCGTCTTCGTGGCGGATTTCATCAACCGGCTGGCTGCGTCCTTCGCCAGTGTACAGTCGATTAGGCGCATTGAACACCAAGCCATCGATCCGACCGATATTGCGATAGGCATGCACAACCCCGGGCGGTACGATTACCAAAGTGTGGTTGTCCCGGCCCACCTCAAAAACAGCATTGGCGCCGGATGTGGCCGACTCCGGTCGATTGTCCCAGAGGTAAACGCGAAAAGTCGAGGGACCGAAAAATGCAAATAGATCGGTCTGTTCGACATGTTCGT
Proteins encoded in this window:
- the pseB gene encoding UDP-N-acetylglucosamine 4,6-dehydratase (inverting), which codes for MLTGKSILVTGGTGSFGKEFTRTVLTKYPGIKRLVIYSRDELKQFEMGQQFSETEYPQLRYFIGDVRDKERLYRALEGIDMVVHAAALKQVPAAEYNPFEAVKTNIIGAQNVIECSIDRNIEKVVALSTDKAAAPINLYGATKLCSDKMFVAANNFKGDRLLKLSVVRYGNVMGSRGSVVPFFLKKRADGVLPITDARMTRFNITLTEGVNLVLYAFANMWGGEIYVPKIPSYHITDLAKAIAPHCRQKTVGIRPGEKLHEEMITETDAINSLEFEHYFVILPSMNLWDVPKYMETFKGRRCAAGFSYSSGTNDRWLSVDQLRRLIKADIDPTLAIPVPPARPEGRRTLSLKSMREDLNSVAASGAKQRSMSTLVRQ
- a CDS encoding dTDP-4-dehydrorhamnose 3,5-epimerase family protein → MNVNIEGVVVRSITKHNDTRGWLLELFRSDEIEPDVLPVMAYVSMTKPGVARGPHEHVEQTDLFAFFGPSTFRVYLWDNRPESATSGANAVFEVGRDNHTLVIVPPGVVHAYRNIGRIDGLVFNAPNRLYTGEGRSQPVDEIRHEDDPESRFRLD
- the pseC gene encoding UDP-4-amino-4,6-dideoxy-N-acetyl-beta-L-altrosamine transaminase — encoded protein: MTTATGSVQFLPYGRQHLAEEDIQAVVKVLRSEWWTQGPAVNEFEQKLAVRVGTVEAVACANGTAALHLTMLSLGVGPGDIVVTSANSFLASANCARYVGADVRFVDINASTGLMDVDQLESVLAADADHRIKAVVPVHFAGQPLDIPRLYRIVHAHGAFVVSDSCHALGATYKVNGSTYSLGSGAHNDASVFSFHPVKHVATGEGGAITTDNHELAERLRSFRNHGMQKEDFTNDQMATSATGELNPWYYEMQEMGYNYRLTDLQATLGVSQLGRLDRSVKRRNELAHVYHRLIAERFDRTLVCPLEQRPHVTNAYHLFVVRIDFERYQIERASVMMQLRRHGIGTQVHYIPIYLQPYYRRLYDGHPGDLPQTDRYYTQALSLPMYPNLNESDCERVVDQLDRILKRETDGHEL